Proteins encoded in a region of the Zea mays cultivar B73 chromosome 4, Zm-B73-REFERENCE-NAM-5.0, whole genome shotgun sequence genome:
- the LOC103641568 gene encoding probable tRNA N6-adenosine threonylcarbamoyltransferase: MDVSFSGILSFIEAAAIEKLKNNECTPADLCYSLQETIFDMLVEITERAMAHCDSKDVLIVGGVGCNERLQEMMKIMCSERGGRLFATDDRYCIDNGAMIAYTGLLAYAHGMTTPLEESTFTQRFRTDEVHAIWREKEMPVLNNTHSDAIAEVSIDEASMATPIVIDY, encoded by the exons ATGGATGTGTCATTTAGTGGCATATTGAGCTTTATTGAAGCTGCGGCGATTGAAAAGCTTAAAAATAATGAGTGCACACCTGCGGACCTATGCTACTCATTGCAG GAAACTATCTTTGACATGCTTGTCGAAATTACTGAACGTGCCATGGCACACTGTGATTCAAAGGACGTTCTTATTGTTGGTGGCGTCGGTTGCAACGAACGTTTACAGGAGATGATGAAGATTATGTGCTCAGAAAGAGGGGGTAGGCTGTTTGCAACTGATGACCGCTATTGTATAGACAATGGGGCAATGATTGCATATACTGGTTTACTGGCATATGCACATGGCATGACCACTCCCCTTGAGGAGTCGACATTTACACAAAGATTCCGAACTGATGAAGTTCATGCAATTTGGAGAGAGAAGGAGATGCCGGTGCTAAATAACACCCATTCAGATGCAATTGCTGAAGTTTCTATAGATGAAGCCTCCATGGCGACACCAATCGTTATAGATTACTGA